From Vibrio artabrorum, a single genomic window includes:
- a CDS encoding D-hexose-6-phosphate mutarotase, with protein sequence MDLSTLPALAVLSDNVTVVEHQGVKLVRIIHDKANAAISLFGGHVVSFQPRGQEDLIWMSQQAKFDGKTALRGGIPICWPWFGRIAAPAHGFARSSEWQLVEHRESEAGVIVSLGLKPSEETLAVWPHQFDARLNVEIGDELKVTLDVKNTDAKPWTFSGALHTYLNVGDIRNTTTMGMGTEYIDSLQGGKICQGGTELVLTDTIDRVYTQPEAQILVADKKLDRTLTVENHGHNSAVLWNPWAEGATAMGDMQDDGYLTMICVESTLHAPSLEAGKTLQPGESHQLMTVISSN encoded by the coding sequence ATGGATTTATCTACTCTACCTGCACTCGCTGTACTCTCTGACAACGTCACTGTCGTTGAACACCAAGGTGTAAAGCTGGTTCGCATCATCCACGATAAAGCAAACGCAGCCATTTCACTGTTTGGCGGCCATGTGGTGTCATTCCAACCACGCGGTCAAGAAGACCTGATTTGGATGAGTCAACAAGCTAAATTCGATGGCAAAACAGCCCTACGTGGTGGTATCCCTATTTGTTGGCCTTGGTTTGGGCGCATTGCAGCACCGGCGCATGGTTTCGCTCGTTCAAGTGAGTGGCAATTGGTTGAGCATCGTGAAAGCGAAGCTGGCGTGATTGTTAGCTTGGGTTTAAAACCGAGTGAAGAGACACTCGCAGTATGGCCTCATCAGTTCGATGCACGCTTAAATGTTGAAATAGGCGATGAGCTGAAAGTGACCTTGGACGTGAAGAACACAGACGCTAAACCATGGACGTTCTCTGGCGCGCTGCACACTTACCTTAATGTTGGTGATATTCGTAACACAACCACAATGGGCATGGGTACTGAGTACATCGACAGTCTACAAGGTGGCAAGATTTGCCAAGGCGGCACTGAGCTTGTGCTAACCGACACTATCGACCGTGTTTACACACAACCAGAAGCGCAGATCTTGGTTGCTGACAAGAAGCTGGATCGCACACTCACGGTTGAAAATCACGGCCACAACTCCGCAGTACTGTGGAACCCGTGGGCGGAAGGCGCAACAGCTATGGGTGACATGCAAGACGATGGTTACCTAACCATGATATGCGTAGAATCCACACTGCACGCACCAAGTCTAGAAGCGGGCAAAACGTTACAGCCGGGTGAAAGCCACCAGCTGATGACGGTCATTTCCTCAAACTAG
- a CDS encoding methyl-accepting chemotaxis protein, giving the protein MFEKYKNQSVDFQLKLVILLCLLIAFGSIATLVYRNASQVLLDNTLKEHQSKVEAMAKTISGQFDAYLHTAKVLESTFRNGYLAGVYVESYDVEFNGHSIPNITQYGESLINDTKLVDSFTRDTGAIATLFAPFGDDFIRVSTSLKKPSGERVVATTLGKNHPGYSKLKNGQPYYSQVKLFGQRYITYYAPLTNAQGKVNGVSFIGLPVEEATQSLFESLRSVSWGDTGYTIIVDNEKEHQGQYLLHPTNVGGGKSIVDVSDYDGNKPFYQIFEQPSGLILYPYKAKETVGEKYLVYTEVPGWDWKLLGGTFIKEVTKGSDELLKLIAIIATLIAAATIVALTFVLNRTLTPLTTLNEYMLRLGKGEVSLHIPNNGKQTKNEISNLNTGVANMAAQLNTLVGEIRATSDQVQNSSSSVSQDASHNLSQSDRQQAQVEQVVTAIEEMATSAESVAQQVNSIAENVRLANEDSQKGLEVVEGVCIDVAQLNDQLDKSASAIEQVSADSESIQTVTKMIDDIAEQTNLLALNAAIEAARAGEQGRGFAVVADEVRTLAHRTQTSVQDVVSIIEKLKSSTHNAVNLMTQSQSNANQVLDKAQEAGTALESIASQVESIASQAETIAATSEEQAQVSQEIAANAHAISDLNQQSRETSAKTSHSADELQKQAESLKNQVNFFS; this is encoded by the coding sequence ATGTTCGAGAAATACAAAAATCAAAGTGTTGACTTCCAACTTAAGTTGGTCATTTTGCTGTGCTTGCTTATCGCCTTTGGCTCCATTGCGACACTCGTGTATAGAAATGCCTCTCAGGTGTTATTAGACAACACGTTAAAAGAACACCAATCCAAAGTAGAAGCGATGGCCAAAACCATATCTGGTCAGTTCGATGCCTACCTGCATACCGCCAAAGTTTTAGAGTCCACTTTTCGTAACGGTTACCTAGCAGGTGTTTATGTTGAAAGTTATGACGTTGAGTTCAACGGTCATTCCATTCCTAACATAACTCAATACGGTGAGAGCCTAATAAACGACACCAAACTAGTTGATAGCTTCACCCGTGACACCGGTGCCATAGCGACCCTATTTGCCCCATTTGGTGACGACTTTATTCGTGTGTCGACTTCTCTTAAAAAACCTTCAGGCGAACGAGTCGTTGCGACCACGCTAGGGAAAAATCATCCAGGCTATAGCAAGCTCAAAAATGGCCAACCTTATTACTCTCAAGTTAAGCTCTTCGGCCAACGTTACATCACTTACTATGCGCCTTTGACCAATGCTCAAGGTAAAGTAAACGGTGTCTCTTTCATTGGTCTGCCAGTAGAAGAGGCGACTCAAAGCCTGTTTGAATCTCTACGCTCTGTTTCTTGGGGGGATACCGGATACACCATCATTGTTGATAACGAGAAAGAGCATCAAGGCCAGTACTTACTGCACCCGACTAACGTTGGCGGTGGTAAATCGATTGTTGATGTTTCTGACTACGACGGCAACAAACCTTTCTACCAGATCTTTGAACAGCCATCAGGTCTAATCCTATATCCATACAAGGCTAAAGAAACCGTTGGTGAGAAGTACCTGGTATACACTGAAGTTCCTGGGTGGGATTGGAAACTGCTTGGCGGTACTTTTATCAAGGAAGTGACTAAAGGTAGCGACGAATTGCTCAAGCTCATCGCCATTATTGCGACCTTGATTGCTGCTGCTACCATCGTCGCGTTAACCTTCGTGTTAAACCGTACACTGACGCCACTAACGACGTTAAACGAGTACATGCTGCGTTTAGGAAAAGGCGAAGTGAGCTTACATATTCCAAACAATGGTAAGCAGACAAAGAACGAGATCAGCAACCTAAATACCGGTGTTGCGAACATGGCAGCCCAGCTGAACACACTCGTGGGCGAGATTCGTGCAACTAGTGATCAAGTACAGAACAGCTCGAGCAGTGTGTCACAAGATGCAAGCCACAACTTGAGCCAATCTGATCGCCAGCAAGCACAGGTAGAGCAAGTCGTTACTGCAATAGAAGAGATGGCCACCTCTGCTGAATCAGTGGCACAGCAAGTGAACAGCATTGCCGAAAATGTTCGCCTTGCCAATGAAGACAGCCAGAAAGGTTTAGAAGTCGTTGAAGGTGTGTGTATTGATGTAGCCCAGCTGAATGATCAATTAGACAAATCAGCATCGGCCATCGAGCAAGTAAGCGCTGATAGCGAAAGCATTCAAACCGTCACCAAAATGATTGACGACATTGCAGAACAAACCAACTTACTTGCATTGAACGCTGCGATTGAAGCAGCACGAGCGGGTGAACAAGGTCGTGGTTTTGCCGTTGTTGCTGATGAAGTAAGAACGCTCGCTCATAGAACACAAACATCAGTACAAGATGTAGTGAGCATCATCGAGAAGCTAAAGTCTTCGACCCACAATGCCGTAAACCTGATGACACAAAGCCAATCGAATGCCAACCAAGTACTCGATAAAGCGCAAGAAGCAGGCACCGCACTAGAGTCGATTGCTTCTCAAGTTGAATCGATTGCTTCTCAAGCTGAAACCATTGCTGCGACATCAGAAGAGCAAGCTCAGGTTTCTCAAGAGATAGCAGCGAACGCGCATGCGATCAGCGACTTGAACCAACAAAGCCGTGAAACCAGCGCTAAGACCTCTCACAGTGCTGATGAACTTCAGAAACAAGCGGAATCGTTGAAGAATCAAGTTAACTTCTTTAGCTAG